The Arachis duranensis cultivar V14167 chromosome 2, aradu.V14167.gnm2.J7QH, whole genome shotgun sequence genome has a window encoding:
- the LOC107474257 gene encoding putative pentatricopeptide repeat-containing protein At4g17915, translating into MLRAGIHPDAWSYNILINCLFKLGKPDEANRIFMVMALSELHPCSATYNIMINGLCKNGYVNNAIMLFRNLQRHRFIPEVMTYNTLINRLSKARRTGTARRILREFKEAGYEPNCITYTTVMKCCFQCRQFDEALEILHEMRSKGYTFDGYAYCTVIAALIKIGRIEEADEIVRLMQHSGIQPDLVSYNTLINLFCRQGRLDDAMKLLGEIEKEGLECDQYTHTIIINGLCKAGNFLGAKQHLIYMNSLGFGYNLVAHNCILHGLGKAGHIDHAMKWFESMEVKDSFTYTIIVHNLCRARRFLCASKIMVLCLNSGFRILRATQRAVIDGLCSIGYTNEVRKLKLKLQVIRLLHD; encoded by the coding sequence ATGCTTCGAGCAGGTATACACCCTGATGCTTGGAGCTATAACattttgattaattgtttgttcAAGCTTGGGAAACCAGATGAGGCGAATCGTATTTTTATGGTGATGGCGCTTAGTGAGCTGCATCCTTGTTCGGCTACATATAACATCATGATTAATGGGCTTTGTAAGAATGGATACGTTAACAATGCTATTATGTTGTTTAGGAACTTGCAACGGCACAGATTCATTCCTGAGGTGATGACATACAACACACTTATTAATCGACTAAGCAAGGCTCGACGAACGGGGACAGCTAGGAGGATTCTTAGGGAGTTTAAGGAAGCAGGTTATGAACCTAACTGTATTACCTACACAACGGTTATGAAGTGTTGCTTCCAGTGTAGGCAGTTTGACGAAGCGTTAGAGATCTTGCATGAGATGAGGAGTAAAGGGTACACTTTCGATGGCTATGCATACTGCACAGTGATTGCTGCGCTGATAAAGATCGGGCGGATTGAAGAGGCAGATGAAATCGTCAGGCTGATGCAGCATAGTGGTATTCAACCAGATTTAGTGTCTTATAATACATTGATAAATCTTTTCTGCAGACAAGGAAGATTAGATGATGCCATGAAGTTACTTGGCGAGATAGAGAAAGAAGGTCTGGAATGCGATCAATATACACACACGATTATAATTAATGGATTGTGCAAGGCAGGCAACTTTTTAGGTGCAAAACAGCATTTGATTTATATGAACTCACTGGGGTTTGGTTACAATTTGGTTGCGCATAACTGTATTCTTCATGGATTGGGTAAAGCAGGTCATATTGATCATGCAATGAAATGGTTCGAATCAATGGAAGTTAAAGACTCTTTCACGTATACCATCATAGTGCACAACCTTTGTAGGGCTAGAAGGTTCCTTTGTGCCTCCAAGATCATGGTTTTGTGTCTAAATTCTGGGTTTCGGATCTTAAGGGCTACTCAGAGAGCTGTTATTGATGGTCTTTGTAGTATAGGATATACAAATGAAGTCAGGAAACTCAAGCTTAAACTACAAGTGATTCGACTATTACATGATTAA
- the LOC107474264 gene encoding putative pentatricopeptide repeat-containing protein At4g17915, with protein MINGLRKNGYVNNAIMLFRNLQRHRFIPECRQFDEALEILHEMRSKGYTFDGYAYCTVIAALIKIGRIEEADEIVRLMQHSGRLDDAMKLLGEIEKEGLECDQYTHTIIINGLCKAGNFLGAKQHLIYMNSLGFGYNLVAHNCILHGLGKAGHIDHAMKWFESMEVKDSFTYTIIVHNLCRARRFLCASKIMVLCLNSGFRILRATQRAVIDGLCSIGYTNEVRKLKLKLRVIRLLHVKSQLMFESSDIIILC; from the exons ATGATTAATGGGCTGCGTAAGAATGGATATGTTAACAATGCTATTATGTTGTTCAGGAACTTGCAACGGCATAGATTCATTCCTGAG TGTAGGCAGTTTGACGAAGCGTTAGAGATCTTGCATGAGATGAGGAGTAAAGGGTACACTTTCGATGGCTATGCATACTGCACAGTGATTGCTGCGCTGATAAAGATCGGGCGGATTGAAGAGGCAGATGAAATCGTCAGGCTGATGCAGCATAGTG GAAGATTAGATGATGCCATGAAGTTACTTGGCGAGATAGAGAAAGAAGGTCTGGAATGCGATCAATATACACACACGATTATAATTAATGGATTGTGCAAGGCAGGAAACTTTTTAGGTGCAAAACAGCATTTGATTTATATGAACTCACTGGGGTTTGGTTATAATTTGGTTGCACATAACTGTATTCTTCATGGATTGGGTAAAGCAGGTCATATTGATCATGCAATGAAATGGTTCGAATCGATGGAAGTTAAAGACTCTTTCACGTATACCATCATAGTGCACAACCTTTGTAGGGCTAGAAGGTTCCTTTGTGCCTCCAAGATCATGGTTTTGTGTCTAAATTCTGGGTTTCGGATCTTAAGGGCTACTCAGAGAGCTGTTATTGATGGTCTTTGTAGTATAGGATATACAAATGAAGTCAGGAAACTCAAGCTTAAACTACGAGTGATTCGACTATTACATGTTAAATCGCAGTTGATGTTTGAGTCTTCAGATATTATAATACTTTGCTGA